The Panacibacter microcysteis DNA window CAGGCTGAATATCTCATGCACCATGCAGGCGCCATTCCAGAGCAGCATATTGCGTCCTATCTGCTTGTTGAGATAAGCACCGAGGTTTTTATCAGGTGCAAAAATGATTGGCTGATCTGCAGGTACACTTTCAATGATCTTTTGTGCATTGCTGCTTGTACAAATAATATCACTCAAAGCTTTTATATCAGCACTGCAGTTTATATACGATATAACAATATGATCAGGGTGTTTTGCCTTAAACGCGCTGAACAGATCTGCGGGTGCACTATCTGCAAGTGAACAACCTGCTTTCAGGTCTGGCAACAAAACCTTTTTATGCGGGTTTAGAATTTTTGCTGTTTCAGCCATAAAATGTACGCCGGCAAAAACGATTATATCAGCATTGGTCTTTGCCGCGTGTTGCGCCAGCCCCAGGCTATCACCAATGTAATCGGCAACATCCTGTATATCCGGCTCCTGGTAGTAGTGGGCCAGCAACACTGCGTTCTTTTCTTTCTTCAATCTTTCAATCTCATGAAACAGGTCCAGCGACGGATCTATGTTTACGTCGAGAAATCCTTTTTCATTAATTTTTTTTCGTGCTGCTGCAATGTTAATTTCCATTGTAATAAGATATATTAATACATTATTATTATAAACACCTACTACTATTACGGGTGTTAATTTCGGGATAACTTACTTATCCCCAGAGTACAAAGTTAATTACACTTGATTTACTAACAGGAATAAACAACAAATCCACATGGTTGTTTGTAAGCAGGTAAAGCCTTTGAGTAAGTTTTTAACAAAAGTTGATAACAGCTTCCGTGTTTTTTCACAAACGTCAATTCACACCATTTCCACTGTTAACGAAGACAACGAAAAATGTCAGCAAAATTTTCAAAAACCCCGAAAGCTACAAAACCCGCTTAGTTATTCTTTGCGTTTCCCCAACAGCAATAAAAAAAAACGGCTTTATCAACATACATAAACGCTTTTCAACAATACGCTGTTAAGAAATAAAAAATACCGGATACTTGTTTCATTTGAATGATTGATTTATGGCGGGGAAACCTGCACCGCAAACCGAAGCTGCAGTAAAAAACAACAGTACAAGAGTGCGACGCAACAGGTGATGCCACAGGGCTTTTAGCCGGGCCCATAACTTTCACTGTGTTTAAAAATGCCTTATACCTGGCCCCCAAGTTATTCACAATTTGTTCAAATGTTTTATTACCCTATTTTTGCCATCCTCTAAAAACCATATAATAATATTATGTCAGTTATTCAACGGATACGCGATAAGGCTGCGTGGTTTGTTTTCGGTGCGATTGCTTTGTCTCTTATCGCCTTTATTCTGCAGGATGCCTTTTCAAGGCGTGGTAGTGTTTTTTCAAGTGAATCAACCCTCGGCGAGGTAAACGGTATTGACATCGACAGGGAAACTTACGAACACAAACTCGATTTTTATGAGCAGGCAAATGGCACGCCAAGAAGCCAGCTCATGGGAAGTGTTTGGGATTATATGGTTGAGCAGACCCTGATGGAGCAGGAATATGAGAAACTGGGTATAAAAGTAGGTGCCGATGAATTAAGTGATGTGTTATTTGGAGATAACCCGCCACAGTGGATGCAACAGGCATTTACCAACCCGCAAACGGGTGTGTATGACGCAAATCTTGCAAAACAGCAGTTTGCTGAAATAAAAAAGAATGCAGATGATGCACGAAATGCACAGCTTTACGAAGGATATCTTGAGCCCACCATTTTACAGACAGAAAGAGAAAAATACCAGTCTTTGATAACCGGTGCTGTATATGTACCAAAATGGATGGCAGAAAAAACAAATGCCGATAACAACTCTCTTGCTAAAATTGCTTATGTTTCTGTGCCTTATGCCTCCATTAGTGACAGCACCGTAAAAGTTTCTGACGATGACGTATCTGCATATATTAAGGCGCATCCGAAACAGTTTGAGCAAAAAGAAGAGGCAAGACAAATTTCATATGTATCCTTCGATGCAAAACCAAGCAGGGAAGATTCAGTTGCCGTAATTGACCAGCTGCAACAGCTGAAATCAGAATTTGCCGCAACAACTGATGAAAAAGCTTTCCTAGCAAGAAACAGCAGCGAATTACCTTATTACAATAGTTTCCTAAACAAAAAGGAAATAAAGCAGGCCGTAAACGATTCAATTTTTGCGTTGTCTGTTGGTGCCGTTTACGGACCCTATGCTGATAATAATAACTATGTGCTGGCAAAACTTGTAGCAGAAAGACAGGTGCCTGATTCTGTAAAAGTGCGTCACATATTGGTAGCAACGGCGCAACAAACACAACAGGGCCAGCTTACACGTGTAAGAGATGACAGCAGTGCAAGAAAAAGATTAGACAGTGCAATAGCATTGTTGAACGCCGGCAGCAATTTCGATTCTGTTTGTGTACAATATTCTGATGATCCGGGTAGTAAAGACAAAGGTGGCGTATATGACTACTTTACATCGGGCAGAATGATGGAAGAATTCAATGACTTCGCCTTTACACATCCTGTGGGTGCCAAGGATGTGGTTAAAACCGCTTACGGTTACCACTATATAGAAGTGCTCGGTCAAAAAGGTGCGGAGACAGGTTATAAATTTGCCTATTTGTCAAAACCGGTATTGGCAAGCGCTGAAACGATCAATAATGCCAGTGCGGCTGCTACGCAGTTCGCATCATCGAGCCGCACCAGGGCAGACTTTGACGCAAATGCGAAAAAGTTAGGGATTACACCACAAACAGCCGGCGATATTAAACCGAACGATTTCAATATCATGGGCGTTGGAGAAAACAGGCAAATGGTCAAATGGATCGCAGAAAACGATCCCGGTGATATCTCAGAGCCATTCGAAATAAATGATAAATATGTAGTGGCCGTAATACTGGGTATAAGCAAACCCGGTCTCCAATCTGTAAACCAGGCAAGACCAATGGTAGAGCCATTACTTAGAAATGAGAAAAAAGCAGAACAAATTATAGCATCAAAATTCAAAGGCACAACGCTGGAGCAGTTTGCACAATCAACCGGTGGTGCTATCCAGTTTGCTGACAGTATTGCATACCAGTCTTACATTATCAGCGGTATAGGCAACGAACCAAAAATTGTAGGTGCTGCATTCAATAAGGGTTTACAGGGCAAGGCAAGCACACCAATAGCTGGTATGTCTGGTGTCTTCGCTATTAAGGGTGAAAGTATTTATGCTGCAGCATCGCTCGGAATAAATGCTGATATGCTGCGTGCACAAATGGAAAACCAGATGAAATCGCAGATCGCCTATCGTTCTATGTCTGCTTTAAGAGATGCAGCTAAAATAGAAGATAACCGTGCTAAGTTTTATTAGTGTTTATCAGAAAATTATTATAACAGCCCGGCATACGCCGGGCTTTTTTGTTATTAAGATGTTCTTCATTCCGAAAACAACAACAGGCCGCGAGGTATTAATTTTGTAAAAAAAGCTGCACATGCAAGAAACGATCGTAAACAGGGTTGCAGAAAGTGGTATAGTAACCATTAACCTCGAAGATTTTTATCCAAAAGACGAGATACTGGTATTCGATCTAAAAGATCACCTGTTTCGGGGTTTGTTATTAAAAGAAAAAGAATTCAGGGCTGCCCTTATAACTATCGACTGGTCTGTTTACCAGCAAAAAAATGTAGCTATTACCTGCACTTCAGATGCTATTATACCTGTTTGGGCGTATATGCTCGTCGCCACATATCTCGGGCCTTTTGCCAATAATATTATGGTAGGAACACCCGGTTTACTTGCCGAGAATATCCTGCTGCAAAACATCAGCCAGGTAGATACCACAACGTTTACAGACAAACGTATTGTTATCAAAGGCTGTGGAGACATACATATTCCTGAAAGCGCCTATGCCGCAATTACTTTCAGATTAAAACCGGTTGCAAAAAGTATCATGTACGGCGAACCATGCAGTACAGTTCCGGTATATAAAAAGAAATAATATAGATACCGGCAGGCGAACAGGTGGCATCGTCCCTTGCGTCGCAATCACTTCATCTACAGAACATAAAGCATCATTCCAATATTTATACGGGCAATTATTTACCCATAATTGTGGAATATTTTGCCTTTTCCTCACATCTTGTATTATTAATATCCACTGTGGAGAAAGTTGTTAATAAAGCATAATTTTTGCTCCCATCAACCACACGTGCATTGCAGCATGTGCTGTTTGCATTGTCTAAACGTCCCCTTTACATGAACAAATAATTTGGAGCTGGCAATAACATGATACTTATCGTTGACGATAAACCGGAGAATATTCTATCACTGAAGTCGGTGTTAACACTTCATTCCTTTCCGACAGACACAGCAACCAGCGGGGAAGAGGCATTGAAGAAAGTGCTGAAAAATAATTACGCGCTAATTATCCTCGATGTACAAATGCCTGGTATGGACGGGTTCGAAGTAGCGGAAGCCATCTCGGGTTATAGCAAAACCAAAGACGTGCCCATCATTTTTCTTTCGGCGGTAAACACAGATAAAAGATTCATTACAAGAGGTTATGGCTCCGGTGGTATCGATTACATTACAAAACCCATCGACCCTGAAATCCTCCTGCTTAAAGTAAAAACATTTTACAGGCTGTACGAGCAAACAAGACAGTTGAATGAAATGCAGGACAACCTGCGTTCAGAAATAGAGTTCAGAAAAAAAGCACAACAGGAGATCAACGAAAAAGCGCTGGAACTAAAATTTGTGCTGGAATCAATACCACAGATTGCATTTACCACCAAGCCTGACGGAACACTGGAATACAAAAACAGCCAGTGGATGTTGTATGCCGATTCTGAAAGAAATTTCCCTGTTACACATCCCGACGATGGCTGCATAGAAGAAGAATTAAAGAAACGCATGGAAAAAGGTAAACCGGTAGAAATGGAAGTACGTGTAAAAAAGCATGAGCAGCCAGATTACCGCTACCATTTATTACGCGTATTACCTGTAAAAGAAAACAATGCTATTGTAAAATGGGTTGGTACTTTTACTGATATCGACGACCAGAAACAGGCTGTAAAAAGGAAAGATGAGTTTATCAGTATTGCCAGCCACGAATTGAAAACCCCGCTTACCAGTATTAAAGGCTACGTACAACTGCTCGAAAGAACAAGTACAGATAAATCTTCCGGCGTTTATATCGACAGAACGCTTGTACAGATACGAAAGCTGGACAGCCTGATTGCTGATCTGCTTGACATCTCTAAAATAGAAAGTGGAAAACTAAAATTTAACATGCAACCTTTCGATCTTGATTCAATGGTTGCTAATACGGTTGATATCATCAGTCAAACATACCCGGATTATAAAATATCAAGGGTAGGAAAACAGGCGGAAACCATTTATGGAGATCCTGTCAGGCTCGAGCAGGTGCTTATAAACTTTCTTTCCAACTCTATAAAATATTCACCCCAATCGAAAAACGTGGAAGTGGAAACGAGGGCAGACCACAATGGAAAGATCTTTATTGGCGTACGCGACCATGGAATCGGAATTTCAAAAAAAGACCAGGAGAATATCTTCCAGAAATATTACCGTACAGAAACATCCGGTAACAGCGTACAGGGTCTTGGAATAGGCTTATATATCTGTGCGGAAATACTCAAACGACACAATTTCGAATATGGAGTAGACAGCGAACCGGGAAAAGGTTCTTTGTTTTATTTTTTAGTTCCAAAAGAGAAGACCGTTACGAACGAATAAAAGGATAATATAAACCACCCCATCATGCAAACGACCTTTAAAAGAAATCTACAGATTGGATTTGGGTTGTCTATGCTTTTGCTGATTGTTAGTTCTGTTGCATCCTACAACAGTATCACTAATCTTATCAAAAGTTCTGACGAAGTAAACCACACCAACGAAGTATTGCAGCAGGCAGAAAGCATTATCTCGTACATGAAAGACGCCGAAACTGGTCAGCGGGGCTTCCTGCTAACCAATGATGTCGACTTCCTTGAACCATTCAATGGTTCCCTGGCCAAAACTAAAACTGCTGTAGAAAAGCTGAGAGAACTTACTGCTGATAACACCGAACAGCAAAAGAATTGCGATTCTCTTGCCATGCTGGTTAATAAACGGTTTAACATTCTGCAAAAAGGAATTGACCAGGCAAAACAAAATTTTGCTGTGGATAATTTCCTGCTCGCCCAGGGTAAAGCAGAAATGGATAAAGCAAGACTGGTAATCGTTAACATACAAAGTACCGAAAAAACCCTGCTTTCAAAAAGAGTAGAAGATCTTAGAAAATACGCATCCTACACACCTGCACTTATTGTCGTTACAACTATATTATCACTGGTTATTACAATCGTCTTCTTTAAACGCGTAACAGATGACTACAATGAAAAAGCCACACTCAGCGACGCGCTGATGATTAAAGAAAAAGAAATCGTTAACCGTATTACGATTATTCAAAAAATTGCCGCACAGGTATCAGAAGGAAATTACCAGCTCAGGCTGGATGATCATGAAAGTGATGGCCTGGGAAGTTTATCTGAGTCGCTGAATAAAATGGCTTCTGCGCTCGATAAGGCATTTAAAGAATTGTCTGATAACGAATGGGTGCAAACAGGCACCGTTCAGCTTGGCGAAAAAATGGCCGGTGAAAAAACCGTGGCGGCAGTGGCATCAGAAGTAATAGAGTTCCTGGCAGAGTATACAAACAGCCAGATGGGTGCATTATACCTTGCCCAGCCTAACGGCACACTAAAGCTTACCGGCAGTTACGGCATTACTTCCGGTATTAAAAAAGAGATACAGCCTGGTGAAGGCATTATTGGCCAGGCGTATAAAAGCGGGAAAGAAAAGTTGCTCAGGAATATCGATGAAGATTTATACCTGGGTACCAGTTTTGGAGAGATAAAGCCAAAAAATGTTATCACTTATCCCGTTAAAATAGATCGGAAGCTGATGGGTGTACTTGAAATAGCCAGCGTTACCGAATATGGCGAGGTTGAACTTGACCTGTTAAAAAGTACAGAACGAAAGATTGGTATAACTTTAAATATGGCCTATAACAGGGCCAGGCTGCAGGAGCTGCTGGAAGAAACACAGGCACAGGCAGAAGAACTGCAAACGCAGCATACAGAGCTGGAAAACCTGAATGCCGAGCTGGAAGCACAGGCAGAAAAACTCCAGATATCAGAAGAGGAATTAAAGGTGCAGCAGGAAGAACTTATGGAAACAAACCAGGAGCTCGAAGAACGCTCCCGGTTGCTCGAAGAAAAAAATCACCTGGTTGTTGTAAGAAACCTTGAGATACAAAAAAAGGCAGAAGAACTTGCACTTAGCACAAGATATAAATCTGAGTTCCTGGCAAACATGTCTCATGAATTAAGAACACCGCTTAATTCAATCCTGCTGTTGTCACGATTGTTGTCCGAAAACAACAATGATACCCTTACCCCGGAAGAAGTAGAATATGCAACCGTTATCAGGAGTTCCGGGAACAGCCTGCTCCAACTTATTGATGAAATTCTTGACCTGTCTAAAATAGAATCAGGCAAAATGCAACTCGAGTACAACCAGGTAGCGGTAGATACCATACTCGCAGATATGCGCCTGCTTTTTGAGCCACTCGCCAAAGAGAAAAATGTTGCATTCGAGATCGTAAGAGATAAAAATGTTCCAGATACAATAGACACCGATAAACTGAGGGTAGAACAGATCTTAAGAAACCTCGTTTCCAACGCACTTAAATTTACAACAAGAGGCTCAATAACACTGCTTGTTAAATACCACGACAACCAGTTATCATTTGCCGTAAAAGATACAGGCATTGGTATACCGCAGGAAAAACAGGAACTGGTATTCGAAGCTTTTCAACAGGCAGATGGTTCTACCAAAAGAAAATATGGTGGTACAGGACTGGGCCTTTCCATAAGCCGCCAGCTGGCCAGGTTGTTGAATGGAGATATCACCCTTACAAGTACGCCTGGCGAAGGAAGCCAGTTTACACTTACCATACCGGTTGACAAATCTGCCACCACGGAAAGTAAGGTGGAAACGCCGGAAATTATTGCCCCCAAACCCGTAGAAACACTGGCCTCTCAGTTTATTGCAACACAGATACCCCAGGATGTGCCCGATGACAGGAACAGCATTACAGCAAATGATAAAGTAATCCTGATTGTGGAAGATGACACACCTTTTGCCAAAGCGCTGCTCGATTTTGCAAGGAAAAAAGGTTACAAAGGCATTGTAGCCGTACGCGGAGATCATGGTGTAGAGCTGGCACGCAATTATAAACCCGAAGGCATATTGCTCGATATACAACTGCCGGTTAAAGATGGTATGCAGGTAATTGATGAGTTGAAACGTGATCCGCAAACAAGACATATCCCTGTTCACATGATGTCTTCTTTCGAAGTAAAACGCGAAAGCCTTTCCAAAGGTGCAATCAATTTCATCAATAAACCTTTTGCCTACGAACAAATGGATGATGTCTTTAAACGTATCGAGCATGTCATCAAAAATGATCATAAAAAAGTGCTTATCGTAGAAGATAATTCGAAACATGCAAAAGCGCTTTCGTACTTTTTATCAACCAATAAGATCAATGCCGCTATATCCGGCAATATTGATGAGACCGTTGATTCGCTGCAGCAGAAAGAAGTAAACTGTGTAATACTCGATATGGCCGTGCCTGATATGAAGGCTTACGATACACTGGAGACGGTACGTAAAAATCAGGAGCTTGAAAACGTGCCCATCATTATTTTTACAGGCAAAAGTTTATCAAGGGCCGAAGAACAACGCATCAAGCAATATGCAGATTCTATTGTTGTAAAAACGGCACATTCGTTTCAGCGTATACTCGATGAAGTTTCTTTGTTCCTGCACCTGGTAGAAGAAAGCACACACGAGAAAGGCGCCGGCTTTACGGCCCGCAAACTGGGCTCTGTAGATGAAGTGTTGAAAAACAAAACAGTACTTATTGCAGACGATGATGTAAGAAATATTTTCTCTCTTTCACGGGCATTGGAGAAACATAAAATGAACATCGTTTCTGCCATAGACGGTAAAGAAGCGTTGCAGGCACTGAAAGATAACAAAGAGATCAATATTGTGTTGATGGATATGATGATGCCTGAAATGGATGGCTACGAATCCATCAAACGAATAAGGGAAAACCCGCACTGGAGAAACCTGCCGGTAATAGCGGTAACAGCAAAAGCAATGACGGGAGACCGTGAGAAATGCATACAGGCCGGCGCTTCAGATTATATATCAAAACCGGTAGATACCGACCAGCTTGTTTCTCTTATGAGAATATGGCTGTACGAAAATGCATAGAAAATTTTTTTTGAACCAGGCAGCATTACTGCTATTAAGCTTTCGTTGCGTCGCACTCTTCGGCGCTTAGCTCTTTGGTAAGCACGTGTTACAGCCTTGCTGCAGGTAGCAAAACCTGTTTACTAAGCAGGCTGCTGATGCAGCATCGTTTGCTGCATATAGTTATACAGTACAAGTGAGTGACACAACAGAAGCTTAATAGTACCACAAATGCTCAAAAAATAAAAACCCCATAAACAACAGCATGAAAAAGGTGTTGATTATAGATGACGATAACAAAAATATTTTTGCACTGTCTGCAACACTAAGGTCCAAGGGTTATAAAACACTTGCGGCAACCAGCGCAGAAGACGGCCTTAAACTAATAGACGATGATGGTGCCGTAGACGTGGTTCTTATGGATATGATGATGCCTGAAATGGATGGTTATGAAGCCATACATGTATTGCGCAATACAGAAGACCACAAAACATTACCGGTTATAGCTGTTACGGCCCAGGCAATGAAAGGCGACAGGGAAAAATGCCTGGCTGCGGGTGCCAATGGTTATATATCTAAACCGGTAGATGTGGATATGCTTGTAGGGCTGTTGCAGGAACTTACAAAATAGAAACCTTTGGAAACATTAGTTACAGATAATGATGTGGAACTGTTGCTGGCCGATATGCTGGAACTATACGGCTACGATTTTACAGAGTACTCAAAAGCTTCTCTGAAAAGAAGGATACAACGCATATTCATCAACGGTAAGTTTTCTTCCTTTGCGGCATTGCGCTACCGCATACAAACAGATAAAGATTATTTCAACCACGCTGTTACAGAAATTACCGTGAATGTAACAGAAATGTTCAGAGATCCTTCTTTTTACAGGGCAATAAGAGAAACAGTAATTCCAGTATTGGCCACGCACCCGTTTATACGTATATGGCATGCAGGCTGTGCTACAGGTGAAGAGGTGTATTCTCTGGCCATCATATTAAAAGAAGCCAACCTGCTGGACAGGTCGTTGTTGTACGGCACAGATATTAACCCGCTGGTGTTGGAAAAAGCAAGGAAAGGAATTTTTCCTATCAGCCAGATGCAGCAGTTTTCTAAAAACTATGTGTCGTCGGGCGGTCTCAACGATTTTTCATCTTACTATATAGCCAACTACAACCTTGCAAAATTCAACGATATCTTTCACCAAAAGATGATTTTTTCTACGCACAACCTGGTTTCCGATTCTTCGTTTAATTCGTTCCAGCTAATTCTTTGCAGGAATGTGCTTATCTATTTTGATAAAAACCTGCAGGGCAAAGTACTTGAGCTTTTTGATAAAAGCCTGGACATGCTTGGCTTCCTGGCACTGGGCTCTAAAGAAACGCTGCGTTTTACTTCTATAGCAGAAAAATTTAAACCCATAGAAGGTAAAGAGAAGATCTGGAGGAAGGTGCGATGACGCGTACATTTAAACTCATTGTAATAGGTGGTTCGGCAGGGAGCTTACAGGTAATTCTAAAATTTTTCAAACACCTGAAGCACGATTTTCCCGTTTCATTCATGCTGGTATTGCACCGCAACAACAATTTCGATTCTTCGCTGGAAGAACTGCTGGGCTTCAGAACAAATCTTACGGTAAAAGAGGTAGAGGAAAAAGAACCGGTTATGCCGGGCTTTGTATATGTATGCCCTGCAGATTACCATGTGCTGATAGAGGACGATTTTACTTTTTCACTCGATTATTCAGAAAAAATAAATTATAGCCGGCCAAGTATAGACGTGGTATTTATGTCTGCTGCAGATGTGTTTGGACGTGGCCTTCTGTGTATACTGTTATCTGGCGCAAATGCAGATGGGGCGGAAGGCCTTAAATACGCACAGGCACGTGGCGCCCTCATTGTTGTACAGGAGCCGGCAGATGCAGATGTACCGTATATGCCGCAACAGGCGTTGCTGTTGTTAACACCTGATCTCGTTTTAAAGGCAAAAGACATGGCGCCCTTCGTAAATAGTCTTGTATAAATTATGCGTGTGTCGAAGTGATCTGTTCAATCAGTTGCTCAAGTTCGGCAATGTCAAAAGGCTTCTGTAGATAATACTCGGCTTTTGCTTCTTTGCTTAGTTGCGCCACATTGGTATTGGCGCTGAAAAAGACCACAGGAATATTTCTCAGGTGCTCGGTATGTTTAATCAGTTGCGTAGCCGCAATACCGCCTGTTTCAGGAATTTTGTTGTCCATCAGGATAACCTGGGGCTTATGTGTTTCGACTTTGTCAATTACATTTTCGCAGGAGGTTTCTGTAATAACCCTGAAACCTTTACCTCTAAGAATGATGGTACAAATTTCAAGGATGTCCACGTCGTCATCAAAAATCATCACACTACTACTCATAGAGAATTTTCCTTATTGCTTTTTTTTACGGGGCAAATATACAATCAAGCAAAACAATGTTTAGAAGATATGGTTCATTGCAGCCTATCTTTTCTACAAAATTATTATTCAGATAAGTATAGCATTAGAAAACAAGGGTAAAAACGAAAACATATTATGTAAATGACTAAAACCAGCCACGTTTTTTAAAGATCCAGACCATCCATAACGGAATAATAAACATTAAACCAACAGCAATAAAAAATCCGTCTTGCTGGTGTGTGAGTGGTATTACTTCAAAGTTCATCCCAAACACCCCGCCAATAACGGCAGCAGGTGCCAGCAAGCAGGTAACAATTGCCATCACTTTCATTACTTCATTCAAACGCAGGTTTACTTTATTCATGTAAAGATCCTGCAGCGTCATAATCATGTCGCGATAGTTTTCCACGAGATCATTCGCCTGTACAATATGGTCGTAAACGTCTTTAAAATATTTGGTGGTACGGTCCTGCAACAGGTCACTTTCACTGCGTAAAAAACCATTTACCATATCTCTTACAGGGGCCATATTTCTTTTTAAAACGATCAGCTCTTTTCGAAGGTTATTGATGCGGGCCAGCGAACGGGAGTTTCCATAACGAATAATTTCTTCTTCCAGTTGTTCAATTCTTTCGCCCAGTTTCTCCATTACTATATAGTAATGGTCTACAACAAGATCAATCATTGCATAGCACAGGTAGTCGGCACCGCTGATCCGTAGTTTTGAATTGGCAATGCGCAGTTTGTCCCTTATCTGGTTAAATACATCACGACTTTTATCTTCCTGGAAACTGATTACAAAATTTTTACCCAGCACAATACTTATCTGTTCAGATTCTACGGCTCCATTCAGATCATTGAAGTAGAGCATATTTAAAAGGCAAAACAACACGTTGTCGATTTCGTCCATTTTAGGGCGCTGTCCTATGCTCAATATATCTTCCATCAGCAAAAGGTGCACACCGAAATGTTTGCTTATATTTTCAACGTCTGTTTTACGAAGTCCGTCTATATTTATCCAGCTGATCTTATTATTATCCCTGCATGTAAACGTTTCTTCTACTTTGTCCAGTTCATATTCCTTCACTTCCTCAGCGTTATAATCATACACGTATATCTCCACCTCTGTGGCTTCCTCCCTTACAGGCAATACAGTGGGGTTTACACGAAATATTTCCTTGGTACGCTTGGTATTAAAAAAAGGAAAGATAAACTGCAGGTATTTCTTTGTTTCCGAAATCATTGAATGAAATTATTCAAAAGCACAAAACCAAAAAATAAAAAAGCCGCACCAAGGCGGCTTTTTGAGATAAATGAAATCAGTTAATTTTTACTGTGGTAGTATAGTGTGCTGCCATTTTCTTCGGCAAAAATTTCTTTGCTGTGCGCCAAAACATCATCTACGCTAATGGCTGAATATTTGCCCATCTCGGTATTCATTAATTCGGCATCGCCCAGCAATTCATAGTATGCAAGACTGTTTGCGCGGCTCATCACACTCATGTCTTCAAAAGTGATCATGCTTTCTGTTTTATTCTTTACTTTTTCCAGTTCGGTTTCTGCTACCAGTTCATTGCGCAGACCAGCAACCTCCTCTTCCACCGCTTTTTCCGCATCTTCCAGCTGTATGCCTTTGATCAATTTGCCTTCTATGGTAAGCAAGCCGGCATCTGTGCTCCCAAACTGGTAACATTCAATATTACTGAAGAGCTTTTTCTCTTTTACCAGTTTCTGGTATAATCTCGAAGATGCACCGCCACCCAGTATTTCCGTAATCAGTTCGGCAACATAATAACCCTTATCAAGGCGGTCAGCCATGTGCCATGTTTTATAAAAAGCATCAAGTGGTACATCACCTTCAAGTTCCAGTTTCCTGGCCTCTTTTTGCAAAGGCTCCTGTGGTAGCGCCCTGTTATACTTCTC harbors:
- a CDS encoding response regulator, encoding MQTTFKRNLQIGFGLSMLLLIVSSVASYNSITNLIKSSDEVNHTNEVLQQAESIISYMKDAETGQRGFLLTNDVDFLEPFNGSLAKTKTAVEKLRELTADNTEQQKNCDSLAMLVNKRFNILQKGIDQAKQNFAVDNFLLAQGKAEMDKARLVIVNIQSTEKTLLSKRVEDLRKYASYTPALIVVTTILSLVITIVFFKRVTDDYNEKATLSDALMIKEKEIVNRITIIQKIAAQVSEGNYQLRLDDHESDGLGSLSESLNKMASALDKAFKELSDNEWVQTGTVQLGEKMAGEKTVAAVASEVIEFLAEYTNSQMGALYLAQPNGTLKLTGSYGITSGIKKEIQPGEGIIGQAYKSGKEKLLRNIDEDLYLGTSFGEIKPKNVITYPVKIDRKLMGVLEIASVTEYGEVELDLLKSTERKIGITLNMAYNRARLQELLEETQAQAEELQTQHTELENLNAELEAQAEKLQISEEELKVQQEELMETNQELEERSRLLEEKNHLVVVRNLEIQKKAEELALSTRYKSEFLANMSHELRTPLNSILLLSRLLSENNNDTLTPEEVEYATVIRSSGNSLLQLIDEILDLSKIESGKMQLEYNQVAVDTILADMRLLFEPLAKEKNVAFEIVRDKNVPDTIDTDKLRVEQILRNLVSNALKFTTRGSITLLVKYHDNQLSFAVKDTGIGIPQEKQELVFEAFQQADGSTKRKYGGTGLGLSISRQLARLLNGDITLTSTPGEGSQFTLTIPVDKSATTESKVETPEIIAPKPVETLASQFIATQIPQDVPDDRNSITANDKVILIVEDDTPFAKALLDFARKKGYKGIVAVRGDHGVELARNYKPEGILLDIQLPVKDGMQVIDELKRDPQTRHIPVHMMSSFEVKRESLSKGAINFINKPFAYEQMDDVFKRIEHVIKNDHKKVLIVEDNSKHAKALSYFLSTNKINAAISGNIDETVDSLQQKEVNCVILDMAVPDMKAYDTLETVRKNQELENVPIIIFTGKSLSRAEEQRIKQYADSIVVKTAHSFQRILDEVSLFLHLVEESTHEKGAGFTARKLGSVDEVLKNKTVLIADDDVRNIFSLSRALEKHKMNIVSAIDGKEALQALKDNKEINIVLMDMMMPEMDGYESIKRIRENPHWRNLPVIAVTAKAMTGDREKCIQAGASDYISKPVDTDQLVSLMRIWLYENA
- a CDS encoding chemotaxis protein CheB, whose product is MTRTFKLIVIGGSAGSLQVILKFFKHLKHDFPVSFMLVLHRNNNFDSSLEELLGFRTNLTVKEVEEKEPVMPGFVYVCPADYHVLIEDDFTFSLDYSEKINYSRPSIDVVFMSAADVFGRGLLCILLSGANADGAEGLKYAQARGALIVVQEPADADVPYMPQQALLLLTPDLVLKAKDMAPFVNSLV
- a CDS encoding response regulator encodes the protein MSSSVMIFDDDVDILEICTIILRGKGFRVITETSCENVIDKVETHKPQVILMDNKIPETGGIAATQLIKHTEHLRNIPVVFFSANTNVAQLSKEAKAEYYLQKPFDIAELEQLIEQITSTHA
- a CDS encoding response regulator gives rise to the protein MKKVLIIDDDNKNIFALSATLRSKGYKTLAATSAEDGLKLIDDDGAVDVVLMDMMMPEMDGYEAIHVLRNTEDHKTLPVIAVTAQAMKGDREKCLAAGANGYISKPVDVDMLVGLLQELTK
- a CDS encoding CheR family methyltransferase — protein: METLVTDNDVELLLADMLELYGYDFTEYSKASLKRRIQRIFINGKFSSFAALRYRIQTDKDYFNHAVTEITVNVTEMFRDPSFYRAIRETVIPVLATHPFIRIWHAGCATGEEVYSLAIILKEANLLDRSLLYGTDINPLVLEKARKGIFPISQMQQFSKNYVSSGGLNDFSSYYIANYNLAKFNDIFHQKMIFSTHNLVSDSSFNSFQLILCRNVLIYFDKNLQGKVLELFDKSLDMLGFLALGSKETLRFTSIAEKFKPIEGKEKIWRKVR